The Desulfobaccales bacterium genome segment GTGCCCATGTGCGTGGGCTGCATGGCCATGGTGGCGGCAGCGGCAGGGGGGGTGATGTACAGCCGGGACCCCACGGACATCCGCCGCCGGGTGGTCCTCATCAACAGCGTCCACGGGCTGGCCAAGGCGGTGGTGGACGGCACCGTCACCCCGGATGTCTGGGAGATCGACCCGGACACCTGGACCGTGCGGCGCCGGGAAATCGCCCATAAACCGAGGCGGGCGGTCAGCCTGCCGCAAGAGGGTGTGGTCCTGGAGGACAACCCCGCCGCGGATGAGCCTTCCCTCACTGAAGAGCAGGCCCTCAATCTGGCCCGCCTGGCAGTGCGGCTGGAAGAGTATTTTCAGGCCCCCCAGGACGTGGAGTGGTCCATCGATGCGGCGGGGCAGATTTTTATCCTGCAGAGCCGGCCGCTGCAACAGCTCACGGCCGGCGGCAGCGAGCGGCCGGCCCCGGAAGGCATCACCCATCGGGTCCTCTTCCGGGGCGGGGAGCGCGCCAGCCCGGGGGTGGCTGCGGGTCCCGTCTGTCTCGTCAAAAATAACCTGGACGTGCTGCAGTTCCCGGAAGGGGGGGTGCTGGTGACCGCCTTCGCCCACCCGGCCTGGGCCACCCTCCTGCCCCGGGCGGTGGCGGTGGTCACCGACCGGGGGGGCATCACGGGGCATTTGGCCAATGTGGCCCGGGAATTCCGCATCCCCGCGCTCTTTAACACCTTTGAGGCCACCCGCCTCCTGCCCCCGGGCCTGGAGGTGACGGTGGATGCCGACGGCCACACCATCTACGAAGGCCGGGTGGAGGAGCTCCTGGTCCATGCGGCCCCCAAGAAGGGGGTGATGACCGGCACCCCGGTCTATCAGACCCTGGAAGAGGTCATGACCTACATCACCCCTTTGTATCTCACCGACCCGGAAAGCCCCGCCTTCCGGCCGCAGAACTGCAAAACGCTCCATGACATCACCCGCTTCGCCCATGAAGTGGCGGTGCGGGAGATGTTTAGCATCGAGGAGGACCGGGCCCTCACCCGGCATTTCATCAAACGCCTGAAGACCGATCTGCCCATGGAGTGGCTGGTGCTTAACCTGGAGGACGGCTTCAAGGAGGAGGTGCCGGGCAAGGAGGTCACCCTGGATCAGATCGCCTCCGTCCCCATGCTGGCCCTGTGGGAGGGGATCAGCGCCGTACCCTGGGAAGGCCCGCCCCCGGTGGATACCGGCGGCTTTCTCTCCATCGTCATGGGCGCGGCCACCGACCCCCACCTGGCCACCGCCGGAGAACAGACATTATATGGCAATGTGAACTATTTCATGATTTCTCGCTCTTTCTGCAACCTCACCTCCCGTTTGGGGTTCCACTTCTCCACCGTGGAGGCCCTCACCGGCGACGAGCCCTATGAAAATTACCTGCGCTTTACCTTCAAGGGCGGGGCCGCGGACCAGACCCGGCGGGTGCTTCGGGCCCAGTTTGTGGCCAAAATCTTGGAACATTACGACTTCAAGGTGGAGGTGCGGGAAGACGCCCTTTTTGCCCGCCTGGAGGGGGAGGCCCTGCCCTACATGCTCACCCGGCTCAAGGTCCTGGGCTATGTGACCATCCACACCCGGCAGCTGGACATGATCATGCTCAACCCCGACGAGGTGGCCCGCTACCGGGCCAAAATCCTGGCGGATCTGGAGAGACTCACCCACTCGGGCGCCTCCCTCCCGCAGGGCGGCAGTTCCTCGGACTGACGTCGGATGCGGCTACCAGAAAAGGGGATGGGGGGAAAGGGCTCCAAGCGAGACTGTTGCAGATATCCTCGGGGAAAGGGGGGTAGGGGGAGTGGCTCCCCGCCTTTATCCCGGCCTTATATTTTTTCTTAATATAATCGATGCCTTATGATTCAACAAAGATAGAGGGGAGGATTTGGGTGGTGAGCCACTGCCCCTTTATCCCCTCACAAACCATTTTCGCAGCGGTCTCGAAATAAAAAGCCGCGACCGGCGTCGCGGCTTTTTTTTCCTTCCAGAGTCCAGCTTAGGGACCCAGCCGGGCCAACAGGTCGGGGGAGGGCCCTGAGAGATCCTTCCCCAACACCACCTTCACCTCCAAACCATCGGCAAGCTGGGACTCCTGCAGACGGGCCCGGGGGAAGAAACGGGCGGCCAGTGCCTGGGCCACCCGGGAAGCCTCCGGCCGGTATAGGATCGTGGTCTGCACCATCCCGAAATCGATGTGATTGCCGATGTCGGTGACGGTGAAGCCCTGCCGGGAGAGGAGGGCCCGATAGGCACGGGCGATATTCTTCGTGCCGTTGCCGTTTTTAAGGGAGATGCGGGTGGAGATGAGGTCCGCCGAGGTGAGGGACACCGGCGTCGGCAGGGCCGGCGGTGAAGCTCCTTCAACCTTGGGTGTAGCAGCCACCACAGGGCTTGGGGTGGCGGCCGGCGGCTTCGTCCCTGATGGCTCCGGGGCGGCGGCCGGCGCACTGCTGGCCAGCTCCACGGCCATGGCCCGCAGTTTCGCCAAGCGCTGGTCCACCTTGGCTTCCCGGGCCAACTGATTGCGGCCCAGAATCACCAGCACCGCCGCGCTCCGCGGCAGACTGGCAGCCTCTTTCAGCTCCGCCTGGGGGTAGCAGGTCCGGGCAAGAAGCTGGGCCACCCGCCGGGCCCCGGGCAAATAACTGATGCTGGTCCGCGCCTGCCCGAAGTCCCGGTAGTTTCCCACCTCCGCCACCGTAAAACCTTCCATCTCCAGCCACTCCTGGTGCTTCCGGGCGATCCCCTGACGGCCGTTGCCGTTCAGCAGCACCAGGCGATACTCCAGGAGTTCCTGGCTGGAAGGGGGCGCCTCCCGCTGAGGAGAGGCGGCTTGAACCGCGGTCTTCGGGGATGCGGGCTGAGCCTTCGCCGGGAGGGTTTTGGGCTGGGGCCCCTTTGACGCCACCGTAACTGGCGGGCGCGCCGCCGCCGGGGCTGGTGAGGTTTTCTGGACCGCTGCTGTGGCTTTGGCAGGGGTCGCAGGCAGCGTAGTTTGGGCCGCTTTGGCTTTGGCCTGGGTCACCTGGGGCGACGCCGGTTGAGGAGCAGGGCGAGCTGAGATCACCCGCGGCGCCGGGGCGGTTGTTCTTGTTGTGGACTCCGGCTTGGCTGCCACCTGCGGAGCGGGCTTCGGCAGCGGGGAAGTCGCCGCCGGGGCGGACGGAGCCGCGGCCTGGGCCGGGCTCCCGGAAGCCTCCGGAGTCGCTGTAGCCGGGACCTTGGTTGTCGCCGTCGCTGGAGCCGGGGGAACCGGCTGAGCAGCAGCCCTGGTAACCGCAGAGGTCCCGCCGCCCGGAGGTGGTGACGCGGCAGGCGCTGCCGCCTGCGGGGTTCTCGCCGGGGTGGGCTGAGCGGCCTGGGCCTCTTTTACCGGCGGGGACGCAGGCGGTGGGCTGACCTCGGGCGGGCGAGGCGCGGCGACCGGAGGCTGAACCTGAGGCTTCGGAGCCGCCACCGGAGCCGGCGGGACGGCCGGCGCTGAGGAGGAAGCAGCCGCCGGAGCCGGCGCAGAAGGTGCGGCTACCGGGGCCGGCGGCGATTCAGGCCGGCGGGCGGTCTGCACCGGGGCCTTCTCCCCCACCCCGGCCACGGCCTGGGCCAGAAGCTCCCGGGCCACCTGCTCCCCTTCCCTCTCCTGCCACAGGGTCAGGGCTTCAGCCTGGCGCCCTTGCCGCACCAGCAACAGGCCCAGATTGTTCCGGGCCTGACGGTTTGCCGGGTCCAGCTTCACCGCCTCCCTCAGGCAGGATTCGGCCTTATGCCACTGCCCGGACTGGTAATAGGAAAAACCCAGATTGTTCCTGAGGGCCGCATGCCGGGGATTTTTGGCCAGAGCCGCTTCATAGAGGGCCTGGGCCCGGGGATAATCCCCCAGATCCTCATAGCATTGGGCCAGGGCATCCACTATCTTCAGATTGCCCGGGTCCCGCTGCAAGGCCTCTTCCAGTTCCTTGACCGCCAGGTGGCTGCGGCCCAGGCTCCTTAAGATGCTGGCATTGTTGAGCAGGCGGGAGGTTTCGGAGGACGGCGGCCGCACCGTCTGGGCGAATTGCCGCACCATTTTGGGGCCGGAGGACCTGCGACTCAGCGGCGAGCTGCTGCAGGCCACCACCAAGGCGGCCAAGGCCAGACATCCCAGGCTGAGGCACAGGACCGCCCGGCTTGGCCTTCCCCCTCGTGCCTGAGGCCTGGGAGCATGATCCTTGCGATTCATCTCTCCCTCCCTTTGGGGACCCTTTGCCCCCTCCACCAGGTCGGCGGGTGAGGGGCGGCCATCCACGGAGGCGGAGGCCTGAGGCCTGAATCTCCGCCTCCGTCATCCCCGCCAGCACCGGTTTGTTACTATCTCGCGGTGCCGGTGGTGAGCTGCATCACGGGTCGGCCTTCCTCCGCCTTGAAGCTCTTTTCGTATTTGCCCAGCAAATTGGCGCTGGAAGCCGGGTCCAGGCCTGCGGCAGGCGTATTCACCTGACCGGCCCGGGGGTTGACAAACTGGCCCACCATGTTGTTGGTCACCGCGCGGCCGTAATCCTGCTCCAGGTATTCGGTGTTCACCGAGCAGGCGGACAAGAGCCCCAAGGCCACCAGGGCCACCAGACCTGCGAGTGTCAAGCGCCTGAGAGTCATGTTCTCCCCCTATTCCACCTGCTGCCGCCCAAAGCCCGGCGGTGTGGTCTGGCCGCCTGCGGCCGGTGCTTTCGCCTTGGACTCCCCTTGCTGCCACCCCAGGAGATAGAACTCCAGGTCGCTGGGTTCCACAAATTTTTCCGTGGGCAGCTTGGCCTGGGTGGTGATGGGCTTCACCAGATGGGGCGTCACCAGGAAGACCAGCTCCGTCTCATTTTTCTGATATTCCTGGGAGCGGAAGAGCAGGCCCAGGATGGGGATCTCCCCCAGCACGGGGAAGCGGCTGGCCGCGGTGCGATGGGAATCGGAGATCAGCCCGGCGATGGCAAAGGTCTGGCCGTCCTGCACTTCCACATGGGAGGACAGCCGCCTGACCCGAATGCCCGGCACGGCAAAACCACCGGCGGTCAGGGCCACCCCGGCGGAGAAGTCCAGCTCGCTCACTTCCGGGGCCACCTTCAGGGCGATGCGGTTCTCCTCCAGCACCGTGGGCGTGAACACCAGCCCCACGCCGAACTTCTTCCATTCGATGGTGATGGTCTGGAACTGCTGGGGCACCGGCACCGGAAATTCGCCGCCCGCCAGGAAGCTGGCTTCCTGGCCGCTGGTGGTCACCAGGTTGGGCTCCGCCAGCAGCCGGCCCAGACGCTGTTCCTTTAAGGCATCAAAGAAGACGGTCCAGAGATAGCTCCCCGTCTTCCAGCCGGCAATGGCGTTGATGGTCTGCCCGATGGTCTGGGTGAAGTTGGTGCCCCCGAAGGTCCGGGTGAGATCGGTGACCGTGGTGAGGTTGCCGATGGTGCTGATGCCGAAGGCATTGCCGCTTCTGTCGATGATGTTGAAGTTGATCCCCAGGCGGCGGCCGATGTTGCGGTTGATCTCCGCCACCCGCACCTCCACCAGCACCTGCTGCACGCCCCCCACGTGCAGGAGGTTGACCACCCGCTCCTTCTTGTTGCCCACAAAGGGCAGGGCCAGGCTCACCGCGGTCTGCTGGGCCAAGGGGCCGGAGACCTCGCCGGAGAGCACGATGGACTCATCCGCGGCCTGCACCGCGATCTTTTCCTTGGGCAGGACTTGGGCCAGCTTCTCCTTGAGGAGGCTGACATCCGCCTCCACCGTCACCCGGGCGCTGGTGAAGCGGCTGCCGCCCCAGAGGCTCAGGTTGGTGACCCCGGGAGACAGGCCGTTGATATAGATTTCCCGTGGGCTGGTGAGGATGATGTCCGCCACCTCCGGGTCCGCCACGCTCACCCGGGTGATGGCAAAGGGCGTCCGCAGGACCTTGGACTGCCCCACCTTCAGTTTCAGGGTCTGCGTCAGCTCCTGATCCTTGATGCGCAGTTGCGCCCCCTCGGCGGGACCTCCTCCGAGACCCGCCACCAGCGCGGCCGTCAGCAGGACCAGCAGGAGGCTCCCCGCCACTCCTGCCCCTCGCATGCGTCTCAACCTTACCATCATTCCCCCCTCAATCCCGGTTTGCGCCGCCACGGCCAAACCTCTGTCACCAGACTCTCCCTTCCCCTCTGTAAGACCGGTGGGAGTCCCCCTTGCTGTCTCAACGGGTGGACATCCCAATTTCTTTAATCTCTCTCCTAACTTTTTCCCCCACCTGTGGAAATTTTTTCCACAAAAATCCAGCCCTTGCCCAAACTGTCAGCTCTGCCTTTATCCCATCAGCGGGGCGGTCCTGCCAACCGGCTTGGCTCCACCCCCAACCTTCGGTAATCGCTGCAGAATCCCGAGCGCAGACTTTTGGTACAGATTCCCACCTGCGAATGTTAAAAGGATTCTGAAAATATGTAAATAAATTTTTTTTCAGGCCGCAAAAATCGACCGGTTGCCCATAACAGAGGCACTCCGGGCCCAGGACAAAACAGGTCTTTGTAAGGCCCTTCCTCCTGCCGGCCGAAGAATCAGCCCGGCAGCTCTGACGTGCAATGCGGGCAGCGTACCGCCTTCACAGGAATGTTGCTGATACAGAAAGGGCACTCCTTGGTGGTGGGGTCCGGCGGCGGCGCCTGCTTCTTCAGGCGGTTCATACCCTTGACCACCAGAAACACCGAAAAGGCCACGATGAGAAAGCTGATCACGGTGTTGATGAAAAGACCGACATTCAACGTCACCGCGCCTGCCTGTTTGGCTGCCGCCACGGAGACATAGGGCCCGGCCACCTTCCCCTCCCTGAGCACCACAAAGAGGTTGGAAAAGTCCACGTTCCCCAACAGCAGGCCGATGGGGGGCATGAGGATGTCATCCACCAGTGACTTGACAATGGTCCCGAAGGCGGCGCCGATGATGATGCCCACGGCCATGTCCACCACGTTGCCTTTGAGGGCGAATTCCTTGAACTCCTTCAGCATGGTATCCTCCCGTATCGAGGTATCAGGGGCAAAGGGCCGGAAAATTTCTTCCCTCCACGGGTTTCAGCCGGGGAGGCAGGCTCCCGGAAGCCGGCAGGGCAGTTCCTCCCCCGCAAATTTGTTAAGACTCGCCGTCTGAATCGCTTTT includes the following:
- a CDS encoding type II and III secretion system protein family protein, with translation MRGAGVAGSLLLVLLTAALVAGLGGGPAEGAQLRIKDQELTQTLKLKVGQSKVLRTPFAITRVSVADPEVADIILTSPREIYINGLSPGVTNLSLWGGSRFTSARVTVEADVSLLKEKLAQVLPKEKIAVQAADESIVLSGEVSGPLAQQTAVSLALPFVGNKKERVVNLLHVGGVQQVLVEVRVAEINRNIGRRLGINFNIIDRSGNAFGISTIGNLTTVTDLTRTFGGTNFTQTIGQTINAIAGWKTGSYLWTVFFDALKEQRLGRLLAEPNLVTTSGQEASFLAGGEFPVPVPQQFQTITIEWKKFGVGLVFTPTVLEENRIALKVAPEVSELDFSAGVALTAGGFAVPGIRVRRLSSHVEVQDGQTFAIAGLISDSHRTAASRFPVLGEIPILGLLFRSQEYQKNETELVFLVTPHLVKPITTQAKLPTEKFVEPSDLEFYLLGWQQGESKAKAPAAGGQTTPPGFGRQQVE
- a CDS encoding PEP/pyruvate-binding domain-containing protein, with protein sequence MGGFLTRLKKLFSRPPAKPPAAAMEDLRRLFRAKFHAFKVLLNANNTALALMAEMETTLHGQRSFGMTFVRGHATAVCVNVYNIIRSLNDLAGNKYAALYPVFEDLREKIEAVLNRESPPAIQELVLPLEQVSKEMADGVGSKMANLGEITRALPDVAVPPGFVITAAAYDLFLRHNGLKEEINRRLQAMEQEGLDDLYRLSSEIQMEIIRGEVPPELAAAIQEAYDKLAARLGQAPKVAMRSSAIGEDAVETSFAGQYRSELNVSPDNLLSAYKEILASKYALTALNYRLHKGLRDEDVPMCVGCMAMVAAAAGGVMYSRDPTDIRRRVVLINSVHGLAKAVVDGTVTPDVWEIDPDTWTVRRREIAHKPRRAVSLPQEGVVLEDNPAADEPSLTEEQALNLARLAVRLEEYFQAPQDVEWSIDAAGQIFILQSRPLQQLTAGGSERPAPEGITHRVLFRGGERASPGVAAGPVCLVKNNLDVLQFPEGGVLVTAFAHPAWATLLPRAVAVVTDRGGITGHLANVAREFRIPALFNTFEATRLLPPGLEVTVDADGHTIYEGRVEELLVHAAPKKGVMTGTPVYQTLEEVMTYITPLYLTDPESPAFRPQNCKTLHDITRFAHEVAVREMFSIEEDRALTRHFIKRLKTDLPMEWLVLNLEDGFKEEVPGKEVTLDQIASVPMLALWEGISAVPWEGPPPVDTGGFLSIVMGAATDPHLATAGEQTLYGNVNYFMISRSFCNLTSRLGFHFSTVEALTGDEPYENYLRFTFKGGAADQTRRVLRAQFVAKILEHYDFKVEVREDALFARLEGEALPYMLTRLKVLGYVTIHTRQLDMIMLNPDEVARYRAKILADLERLTHSGASLPQGGSSSD
- a CDS encoding LytR C-terminal domain-containing protein; translated protein: MAALVVACSSSPLSRRSSGPKMVRQFAQTVRPPSSETSRLLNNASILRSLGRSHLAVKELEEALQRDPGNLKIVDALAQCYEDLGDYPRAQALYEAALAKNPRHAALRNNLGFSYYQSGQWHKAESCLREAVKLDPANRQARNNLGLLLVRQGRQAEALTLWQEREGEQVARELLAQAVAGVGEKAPVQTARRPESPPAPVAAPSAPAPAAASSSAPAVPPAPVAAPKPQVQPPVAAPRPPEVSPPPASPPVKEAQAAQPTPARTPQAAAPAASPPPGGGTSAVTRAAAQPVPPAPATATTKVPATATPEASGSPAQAAAPSAPAATSPLPKPAPQVAAKPESTTRTTAPAPRVISARPAPQPASPQVTQAKAKAAQTTLPATPAKATAAVQKTSPAPAAARPPVTVASKGPQPKTLPAKAQPASPKTAVQAASPQREAPPSSQELLEYRLVLLNGNGRQGIARKHQEWLEMEGFTVAEVGNYRDFGQARTSISYLPGARRVAQLLARTCYPQAELKEAASLPRSAAVLVILGRNQLAREAKVDQRLAKLRAMAVELASSAPAAAPEPSGTKPPAATPSPVVAATPKVEGASPPALPTPVSLTSADLISTRISLKNGNGTKNIARAYRALLSRQGFTVTDIGNHIDFGMVQTTILYRPEASRVAQALAARFFPRARLQESQLADGLEVKVVLGKDLSGPSPDLLARLGP
- the mscL gene encoding large-conductance mechanosensitive channel protein MscL: MLKEFKEFALKGNVVDMAVGIIIGAAFGTIVKSLVDDILMPPIGLLLGNVDFSNLFVVLREGKVAGPYVSVAAAKQAGAVTLNVGLFINTVISFLIVAFSVFLVVKGMNRLKKQAPPPDPTTKECPFCISNIPVKAVRCPHCTSELPG